One genomic segment of Ictalurus punctatus breed USDA103 chromosome 12, Coco_2.0, whole genome shotgun sequence includes these proteins:
- the LOC124628718 gene encoding zinc finger protein 239 isoform X1, producing MTSVQEINARLFAEVDVKERFLLRTRFGSLILYVTSLKMCHCSDCGKSFTGSHNLKYHERIHTGERPYYCGQCGNSFTCQGHLQRHKRIHTGEKPYYCSQCGNSFTRQSALRQHQRIHTGERPYHCGQCEKSFTYQSHLRQHERLHTGVRPYHCGQCEKSFTCRSTLLRHKHIHTGVRPYHCGQCEKSFTRQSHLQRHQGIHTGVKPYHCSQCEKGFRDQSALYSHQQSHTGQKPYLCGQCGRSYTHSSSLRTHKCSNVKSSDLDL from the exons ATGACGTCAGTACAGGAAATTAACGCACGCTTGTTTGCGGAAGTTGATGTGAAAGAGCGCTTCCTTCTCCGCACGCGCTTCGGATCTCTGATACTCTACGTAACATCACTAAAG atGTGCCACTGCTCAGattgtgggaagagtttcaCTGGAAGTCATAATCTAAAATATCACGAGCGTATCCACACAGGAGAGAGGCCATattactgtggacagtgtggaaaTAGTTTTACATGCCAGGGTCATCTCCAGCGACACAAGCGcatccacacaggagagaagccatattaCTGCTCCCAGTGTGGAAATAGTTTTACTCGTCAGAGTGCTCTCCgacaacaccagcgcattcacactggagagaggccctatcactgtggacagtgtgagaagagttttacttATCAGAGTCATCTCCGACAACATGAGCGCCTTCACACAGGTGTAaggccgtatcactgtggacagtgtgagaagagttttacttgtcgGAGTACTCTCCTAcgacacaaacacattcacacaggtgtaaggccgtatcactgtggacagtgtgagaagagttttactcGTCAGAGTCATCTCCAACGACACCAGGGCATTCACACAGGAGTAAAGCCATATCACTGTTCGCAGTGTGAAAAAGGTTTTCGTGACCAGAGTGCCCTCTACAGCCACCAGCAGAGTCATACGGGACAGAAGCCGTACCTCTGCGGACAATGTGGACGGAGCTATACTCATTCAAGTTCATTAAGGACACACAAGTGCTCTAACGTAAAGTCATCAGATCTTGATCTGTGA
- the LOC124628718 gene encoding zinc finger protein 239 isoform X2 — translation MKSESRRRSLGKSPRTPAATGSKMCHCSDCGKSFTGSHNLKYHERIHTGERPYYCGQCGNSFTCQGHLQRHKRIHTGEKPYYCSQCGNSFTRQSALRQHQRIHTGERPYHCGQCEKSFTYQSHLRQHERLHTGVRPYHCGQCEKSFTCRSTLLRHKHIHTGVRPYHCGQCEKSFTRQSHLQRHQGIHTGVKPYHCSQCEKGFRDQSALYSHQQSHTGQKPYLCGQCGRSYTHSSSLRTHKCSNVKSSDLDL, via the exons ATGAAATCAGAGTCCAGACGCCGGTCGTTAGGAAAATCTCCACGGACTCCTGCTGCTACTGGCTCAAAG atGTGCCACTGCTCAGattgtgggaagagtttcaCTGGAAGTCATAATCTAAAATATCACGAGCGTATCCACACAGGAGAGAGGCCATattactgtggacagtgtggaaaTAGTTTTACATGCCAGGGTCATCTCCAGCGACACAAGCGcatccacacaggagagaagccatattaCTGCTCCCAGTGTGGAAATAGTTTTACTCGTCAGAGTGCTCTCCgacaacaccagcgcattcacactggagagaggccctatcactgtggacagtgtgagaagagttttacttATCAGAGTCATCTCCGACAACATGAGCGCCTTCACACAGGTGTAaggccgtatcactgtggacagtgtgagaagagttttacttgtcgGAGTACTCTCCTAcgacacaaacacattcacacaggtgtaaggccgtatcactgtggacagtgtgagaagagttttactcGTCAGAGTCATCTCCAACGACACCAGGGCATTCACACAGGAGTAAAGCCATATCACTGTTCGCAGTGTGAAAAAGGTTTTCGTGACCAGAGTGCCCTCTACAGCCACCAGCAGAGTCATACGGGACAGAAGCCGTACCTCTGCGGACAATGTGGACGGAGCTATACTCATTCAAGTTCATTAAGGACACACAAGTGCTCTAACGTAAAGTCATCAGATCTTGATCTGTGA
- the LOC128628793 gene encoding zinc finger protein 135: MKSESRRRSLGKSPQTPAATGSKMYHCSDCGKSFSKSHHLKDHKRIHTGEKPYDCSQCGKSFARQSTLQQHQRIHTGEKPYHCSQCGKSFTCRSHLKQHQRIHTGEKPYHCSYCGKSFTCRSHLQQHEHIHTGQKPYHCSQCGKSFTCQSSLQRHERIHTGEKPYYCLQCGKGFRDQSALYSHQQCHTGQKPYLCGQCGRSYTHSGSLRTHKCSKIKPSALDM; this comes from the exons ATGAAATCAGAGTCCAGACGCCGATCTTTAGGAAAATCTCCACAGACTCCTGCTGCTACTGGCTCAAAG ATGTACCACTGCTCAgattgtgggaagagttttagtaAAAGTCATCATCTCAAAGATCACAAGCGGatccacacaggagagaagccatatgactgctcacagtgtgggaagagttttgccCGTCAGAGTACTCTCCAACAgcatcagcgcattcacacaggagaaaagccatatcactgctcacagtgtgggaagagttttacttgcaGGAGTCATCTCAaacaacaccagcgcattcacacaggagagaagccatatcactgctcgtattgtgggaagagttttacttgcaGGAGTCATCTCCAACAACATGAGCACATCCACACAGGacagaagccgtatcactgctcgcagtgcgggaagagttttacttgccaGAGTTCTCTCCAACGacacgagcgcattcacacaggagagaagccgtattacTGCTTGCAGTGTGGAAAAGGTTTTCGTGACCAGAGTGCCCTGTACAGTCACCAGCAGTGTCATACAGGACAGAAGCCGTACCTCTGCGGACAATGTGGACGGAGTTATACTCATTCAGGGTCATTAAGGACTCACAAGTGCTCTAAAATAAAGCCATCAGCTCTTGACATGTGA
- the LOC124628718 gene encoding zinc finger protein interacting with ribonucleoprotein K isoform X3, with protein MCHCSDCGKSFTGSHNLKYHERIHTGERPYYCGQCGNSFTCQGHLQRHKRIHTGEKPYYCSQCGNSFTRQSALRQHQRIHTGERPYHCGQCEKSFTYQSHLRQHERLHTGVRPYHCGQCEKSFTCRSTLLRHKHIHTGVRPYHCGQCEKSFTRQSHLQRHQGIHTGVKPYHCSQCEKGFRDQSALYSHQQSHTGQKPYLCGQCGRSYTHSSSLRTHKCSNVKSSDLDL; from the coding sequence atGTGCCACTGCTCAGattgtgggaagagtttcaCTGGAAGTCATAATCTAAAATATCACGAGCGTATCCACACAGGAGAGAGGCCATattactgtggacagtgtggaaaTAGTTTTACATGCCAGGGTCATCTCCAGCGACACAAGCGcatccacacaggagagaagccatattaCTGCTCCCAGTGTGGAAATAGTTTTACTCGTCAGAGTGCTCTCCgacaacaccagcgcattcacactggagagaggccctatcactgtggacagtgtgagaagagttttacttATCAGAGTCATCTCCGACAACATGAGCGCCTTCACACAGGTGTAaggccgtatcactgtggacagtgtgagaagagttttacttgtcgGAGTACTCTCCTAcgacacaaacacattcacacaggtgtaaggccgtatcactgtggacagtgtgagaagagttttactcGTCAGAGTCATCTCCAACGACACCAGGGCATTCACACAGGAGTAAAGCCATATCACTGTTCGCAGTGTGAAAAAGGTTTTCGTGACCAGAGTGCCCTCTACAGCCACCAGCAGAGTCATACGGGACAGAAGCCGTACCTCTGCGGACAATGTGGACGGAGCTATACTCATTCAAGTTCATTAAGGACACACAAGTGCTCTAACGTAAAGTCATCAGATCTTGATCTGTGA